The Chloroflexota bacterium genome contains a region encoding:
- the msrA gene encoding peptide-methionine (S)-S-oxide reductase MsrA, giving the protein MNTSEDETVALQQYDIPPIDVSAPEQMETATFSLGUFWGPDSRFGSLPGVIRTRVGYAGGSEENPTYYDLGGHTETVEIDYDPARISYEELLDIFWDSHNPARPALSVQYKSAIFYHDEEQKRLALESKARLEAELNATIFTEILPYSRFHLAEDYHQKYYLRNVPDLRKEMTAIYPDVNNFVNSTAVARVNGYLGGNGDIEILRQEIDGYGLSPAAKQRLLEMAAS; this is encoded by the coding sequence ATGAATACGTCAGAAGATGAAACGGTTGCTCTGCAACAATATGACATTCCGCCCATTGATGTATCAGCACCAGAGCAGATGGAGACAGCTACCTTCTCGCTTGGCTGATTCTGGGGTCCTGACTCCCGGTTCGGGAGTCTACCCGGAGTGATACGAACTCGCGTCGGCTATGCCGGAGGGAGTGAAGAAAATCCCACATATTACGACCTCGGTGGCCACACCGAGACGGTTGAGATTGATTACGACCCCGCCAGAATCTCATATGAGGAACTGCTCGATATTTTCTGGGACAGCCACAATCCGGCCAGACCGGCCCTCTCCGTGCAGTACAAGTCGGCAATCTTCTATCACGATGAGGAGCAGAAGCGGCTGGCACTTGAGTCGAAGGCGCGCCTGGAGGCAGAACTGAACGCGACCATCTTCACCGAGATATTACCCTATTCCAGGTTCCACCTCGCTGAGGACTACCATCAGAAGTACTATCTGCGAAACGTTCCTGACCTCAGAAAGGAGATGACGGCCATATATCCTGATGTCAATAATTTCGTTAATTCCACGGCCGTGGCCCGCGTCAACGGGTACCTTGGCGGCAATGGAGATATCGAAATCCTGCGACAGGAGATAGACGGCTACGGTCTTTCCCCCGCAGCAAAGCAGCGGCTGCTGGAAATGGCGGCTTCCTGA
- a CDS encoding helix-turn-helix domain-containing protein: protein MAEDLMNRDVIVLQEMEARRVGDGIRELRLRCGLSVEELARRASVPHDYLSRLEEGQELKITRSVLDNLRQASDGGG from the coding sequence TTGGCTGAAGACTTGATGAATAGAGACGTCATTGTTCTCCAGGAAATGGAAGCCAGGCGCGTCGGTGACGGGATAAGGGAACTGCGCCTCCGCTGTGGGCTCTCGGTCGAGGAGCTTGCCCGCAGGGCCAGTGTCCCCCACGACTACCTGAGCCGCCTTGAAGAGGGACAGGAACTGAAAATAACCCGGTCAGTTCTGGATAACCTCAGGCAGGCGAGCGACGGTGGTGGGTGA
- a CDS encoding vitamin B12-dependent ribonucleotide reductase translates to MGIADRRLVERLTAQVIERLEQNRTLFQPPALPGMEDFVDRSSRRLSRLPSDTDILTMVEEILAAEEQKFTEEAPAEMKPTKTAKTTSRPDTGLKLTENALHVLQKRYLKKDKQGNVIETPEEMFHRVARAIAEAELLYKPSANVKEIENEFYRIMTSHEFLPNSPTLMNAGRELGQLSACFVLPIEDSMESIFDSVKHTALIHKSGGGTGFSFSRLRPARDRVGSTGGVASGPVSFIRAFDTATDVIKQGGMRRGANMGILNVDHPDIIKFITSKEDMTALTNFNISVAVTSEFMEAVKAGTDYSLINPRTKEVEGKLNAKEVFDKIVDMAWKTGDPGIVFIDRINQDNPTPHLGKIESTNPCGEQPLLPYESCNLGSINLAEMLQQGDSSFEIDYPRLANTVKTAVRFLDNVIDVNKFPLPQIEEMTKKTRKIGLGVMGFADMLLQLGIPYNSEAALNLASEVMKFISDEATKASVELGEERGLFPAFEGSAYDKPNGYRVRNATRTTIAPTGTLSMIAGCSSGIEPLFALSFTKNILDGAKLVEVNPYFEDIAREKGFYSEDLMQKLADGAHLGDIDGVPDDVKPVFVTAHEITPEWHVKMQAAFQKSTNNAVSKTVNFPREATREDVAKVYLLACEEGLKGITIYRDGSRDAQVLTTGRTEEKIDKADEERRTPRKRAKVTSGFTERVTTGCGYIYVTVNSDENGICEVFSHLGKTGGCASAQAEATCRLISLSLRSGLDVASVVRQLRGIRCPSIAWEEGKSILSCADAIASVLEKQTTGYDGKPRAEDYGLAKNLAGQCPECSNMLIYQEGCFICPACGYTKC, encoded by the coding sequence ATGGGAATCGCCGACCGGAGACTGGTGGAAAGGCTCACCGCGCAGGTCATCGAGCGATTGGAGCAAAACCGCACCCTTTTTCAGCCACCGGCACTGCCCGGGATGGAAGATTTCGTCGACAGGTCGTCACGGCGACTGAGCCGTCTGCCGTCGGATACCGACATCCTGACGATGGTAGAGGAAATCCTGGCTGCGGAAGAACAAAAATTCACCGAGGAGGCACCCGCTGAAATGAAACCGACCAAGACCGCCAAGACTACAAGCCGGCCGGATACCGGCTTAAAGTTGACCGAAAATGCTCTGCACGTCCTGCAGAAGCGTTACCTGAAAAAGGACAAGCAGGGAAATGTTATTGAAACGCCGGAGGAGATGTTCCACCGTGTTGCCAGAGCCATTGCCGAGGCTGAACTCCTTTACAAGCCCAGCGCGAATGTGAAGGAAATTGAAAACGAATTTTACCGCATAATGACCAGCCATGAGTTCCTGCCCAACTCGCCCACTTTAATGAATGCGGGTCGGGAACTGGGGCAGCTCTCTGCCTGCTTTGTCCTGCCTATTGAGGACTCGATGGAGTCTATCTTTGACTCGGTGAAGCATACGGCGCTCATCCACAAGAGCGGTGGGGGCACCGGCTTTTCCTTCTCCCGGTTGCGCCCGGCAAGAGACCGGGTCGGTTCCACGGGCGGCGTGGCCAGCGGTCCGGTGTCCTTCATCAGGGCGTTCGATACCGCCACCGATGTCATCAAGCAGGGCGGGATGCGCCGCGGGGCCAATATGGGCATTCTCAATGTTGACCATCCCGACATCATAAAGTTCATTACCTCCAAAGAGGATATGACTGCCCTGACCAACTTCAACATCTCGGTCGCGGTCACCTCGGAGTTTATGGAGGCGGTTAAGGCTGGCACCGATTACAGTCTGATAAACCCACGAACCAAAGAGGTTGAGGGCAAACTCAACGCCAAAGAGGTCTTTGATAAAATAGTGGATATGGCCTGGAAGACCGGCGACCCCGGCATCGTCTTTATTGACCGGATTAACCAGGATAACCCCACCCCGCACCTGGGCAAGATAGAGAGCACCAACCCCTGCGGTGAGCAGCCCCTGCTTCCCTACGAATCGTGCAACCTCGGCTCTATCAATCTGGCCGAAATGCTGCAACAGGGAGATAGCTCATTTGAAATCGACTACCCCAGGCTGGCGAATACCGTCAAGACTGCGGTCAGGTTTCTGGATAACGTTATCGACGTGAACAAGTTCCCCCTGCCTCAGATAGAGGAGATGACCAAGAAGACGAGAAAGATTGGCCTCGGCGTCATGGGCTTTGCCGATATGCTGCTACAGCTTGGCATCCCTTATAATTCCGAAGCAGCGCTCAACCTTGCTTCTGAAGTCATGAAATTCATCAGCGATGAAGCGACCAAGGCGTCGGTGGAACTGGGCGAGGAGCGCGGCCTCTTTCCCGCCTTTGAAGGCAGCGCCTACGATAAGCCTAATGGCTATAGAGTAAGGAATGCCACCAGAACCACCATCGCCCCCACCGGCACCCTGAGCATGATTGCCGGCTGTTCCAGCGGCATAGAGCCTCTCTTTGCCCTGAGCTTTACCAAAAATATCCTGGATGGGGCGAAACTGGTGGAGGTGAACCCGTATTTTGAAGATATTGCCCGGGAAAAGGGCTTTTACTCCGAAGACTTGATGCAGAAACTCGCTGACGGCGCACACCTCGGTGACATCGATGGCGTGCCTGACGACGTGAAACCGGTATTCGTTACCGCCCACGAGATTACCCCGGAGTGGCACGTGAAGATGCAGGCCGCCTTCCAGAAGTCCACGAACAACGCCGTTTCCAAGACGGTCAATTTCCCCCGTGAGGCTACCAGGGAAGATGTGGCCAAGGTGTACCTGCTCGCCTGTGAAGAAGGACTCAAGGGGATAACCATCTACCGCGATGGCAGTCGCGATGCGCAGGTTCTCACCACCGGCAGAACGGAGGAGAAAATTGATAAAGCAGATGAGGAAAGGCGGACGCCGCGGAAGCGTGCCAAGGTAACCAGCGGCTTTACGGAGCGGGTCACCACCGGCTGCGGCTATATCTACGTTACGGTAAACTCCGATGAAAACGGCATCTGCGAGGTCTTTTCACACCTGGGGAAAACGGGTGGCTGTGCCTCGGCACAGGCAGAAGCGACCTGCCGCCTCATATCGCTGTCTTTAAGGTCCGGACTTGACGTTGCCTCCGTTGTCCGGCAGCTCCGGGGTATCCGCTGCCCGTCGATTGCCTGGGAGGAGGGCAAATCCATCCTGTCCTGCGCCGACGCCATCGCCAGCGTGCTGGAAAAACAAACCACCGGCTACGATGGCAAGCCCAGGGCGGAGGACTATGGCCTGGCCAAGAACCTTGCCGGACAGTGCCCGGAGTGCAGCAATATGCTCATATACCAGGAGGGGTGCTTTATCTGCCCCGCCTGCGGCTATACCAAGTGCTAG
- a CDS encoding ImmA/IrrE family metallo-endopeptidase — protein MFVDVEHTNTLIIERARKLVNKLVSLRGHDKPPFLAEEFASLCGINEVVRTDLINVSAVLLKLHGGAIIQVNSKHHPSRQNFSVAHEIGHLLFSELKLERYINSIEYRTFNPQAKARTREKAIERLCDIAATELLMPELIFKKYLANFGLSVNSVEPLAHIFKTSIQATAFRIAEVTNEPCLMLMWQPFPVNNPKGLRLKRCVSSKTKLKAVPIHTLDKFPSSLSKAYNSNMSVKSNKKFIINNTEHFIPMESKGFGYGEYRYVLSLAFLNKVKLGDSFAE, from the coding sequence GTTTCACTGAGAGGACATGATAAACCGCCCTTTTTAGCTGAAGAATTTGCTAGTCTTTGTGGCATAAATGAAGTAGTGAGAACAGACCTTATAAATGTTAGCGCTGTTCTACTCAAATTGCACGGCGGGGCTATAATACAAGTAAACTCAAAACATCACCCTTCTAGGCAAAATTTTTCAGTAGCACATGAAATTGGGCATCTACTATTTAGTGAGCTTAAATTAGAGCGTTATATTAACAGCATTGAGTACAGAACATTTAATCCGCAGGCTAAAGCAAGAACTCGAGAAAAAGCCATAGAACGTTTATGTGATATTGCTGCTACTGAACTTTTGATGCCAGAACTAATTTTCAAGAAATACCTGGCAAATTTTGGTTTATCAGTAAACTCTGTTGAACCTTTGGCTCATATCTTCAAGACATCTATTCAGGCAACCGCTTTTCGAATTGCCGAAGTCACTAATGAACCATGTTTGATGCTCATGTGGCAACCATTTCCAGTAAATAATCCGAAAGGGCTCAGATTGAAACGCTGTGTAAGTTCAAAAACCAAGCTAAAAGCTGTGCCCATCCATACGCTAGATAAGTTTCCCTCTAGTTTATCCAAAGCATATAACTCTAATATGTCTGTTAAGTCTAACAAAAAGTTTATAATTAATAACACTGAACATTTTATCCCTATGGAATCTAAAGGCTTTGGTTATGGTGAATATAGATATGTTCTATCTTTAGCTTTTTTGAATAAGGTAAAACTTGGAGATTCTTTTGCAGAATAA